A single region of the Lineus longissimus chromosome 14, tnLinLong1.2, whole genome shotgun sequence genome encodes:
- the LOC135499171 gene encoding uncharacterized protein LOC135499171 — translation MSHLNQWSCQLVYKWYCKKVIIESFNHELSIHGLHGWIAINPFSEPSKWKEVLQNFNFYFTGEGQEKKDATERGIVDRFAVLLTKFKKDELTSVRVKLSRRRKQVKTYLILVIIRGRLHLKDLVPNHDLASDFNFIEVEDQEVIPELKHHYKTRSGPELPVDDFLPDLGGDVDAPDSEVSTRASSRQESSIPTATTSGQTSRSRRQASSLFTDTNSSTMDLAASTPAGGEVVPEMRDFAGGPDIEMDDTVVIAEQHHPRTATENIRVIQDMEYMESMIVDGEKIRCKSMIISYYPSIPKMLYQLLLSERCGIVNEEGSFKSGIGLIFSMVTNQKIVSKELQAN, via the exons atgtca cattTGAATCAATGGTCATGTCAActggtttacaaatggtactgcAAAAAAGTGATCATTGAAAGCTTTAATCATGAACTATCCATCCATGGGCTCCATGGATGGATAGCCATCAACCCTTTCTCTGAACCGTCAAAGTGGAAAGAAGTGCTTCAgaactttaatttttatttcaccGGGGAGggacaagaaaaaaaggatgcaactgaAAGAGGCATTGTCGATCGATTTGCTGTTCTCCTCACAAAATTCAAGAAGGATGAACTTACATCTGTCAGAGT gaaactGTCGAGGAGGAGGAAGCAGGTGAAAACTTACCTGATATTAGTCATAATCAG AGGCAGGCTGCATCTGAAAGACCTCGTCCCCAATCACGACCTCGCATCCGACTTCAACTTcatcgaagtcgaagatcaagaAGTGATACCAGAATTGAAGCACCATTACAA GACACGTAGTGGGCCTGAATTACCGGTAGACGATTTCCTTCCTGATCTTGGTGGAGATGTTGATGCACCTGATTCTGAG GTGTCCACTCGGGCATCTAGTCGCCAGGAAAGCTCTATCCCCACTGCTACGACTTCTGGTCAGACATCTAGATCTAGACGTCAAGCAAGCTccctcttcactgatactaataGTTCAACCATGGACCTTGCTGCTAGCACGCCAGCTGGAGGCGAAGTAGTG CCGGAGATGAGAGATTTTGCCGGTGGCCCAGACATAGAGATGGATGACACTGTTGTGATAGCTGAACAG CACCATCCAAGAACAGCAACAGAAAACATTCGTGTTATTCAAGATATGGAATATATGGAAAGTATGATTGTAGATGGTGAAAAGATAAGATGCAAATCCATGATTATCAGCTATTACCCCTCTATACCCAAAATGCTCTACCAGCTATTGTTGTCGGAGCGTTGTGGCATTGTTaatgaggaaggttcctttaAAAGTGGCATTGGTCTGATATTCAGTATGGTgacaaatcagaaaattgttTCTAAGGAACTTCAG GCCAATTGA
- the LOC135499172 gene encoding uncharacterized protein LOC135499172: MADSRDVTGGPGPPEQSQNRSKEKKRRHGHSSGSRVNVKDGESGYSENRGKTERVKSKEAGSEPISKCEKAVDSVGSGEKKGRTRRNPEEEVPRNGAGDCTSGDQDVDNARDETTQERERLGREAEADRRTNISAQGEIEQQNSADRKGGNNQTNTEHRKNKSEPDSENIGKERPVSGQTAARNQKEKLVKEHTRSYSDGGAVFVSPRRQRSDSNGQHSDQGIYDNEHAEVVLSRSRSLKYDRQGSRADFPPRLLVVSSKIKNIMSLQNALLPQVTFLQYKFETSTFDGLIGLIGQFLLNKKFHSVALVLHGPVGVIQLCGKEEKPLNKDTVLDHAGIRGFFSKLFSLHGNKEAANLRLDFLACNAAQGQDGGQGIVKELEALLGVSVGLSRDIVGAELVKDPSSKSTVGELYFRLECLRGWSGHYQQSMAGFEKIRTVGKGAYGAAVLYRKRDDDSLVILKEINMHDLNAAERQLALNEVKVLAVLDHPNIISYYDSFEEDGVLMIEMEYANGGTLAQYLSHRDAPLDEKEILEIFQQMVAAIRHIHEHNILHRDMKTANIFLTKEGVVKVGDFGISKIMSTADKGANTVLGTPYYISAPKW, from the exons ATGGCAGACTCCAGGGATGTTACAGGTGGGCCTGGACCACCAGAGCAATCCCAGAATAGATCAAAAGAGAAGAAGCGAAGACATGGGCATTCCAGTGGTTCCAGAGTTAACGTCAAAGATGGTgaaagtgggtattcggaaaaTCGAGGGAAAACGGAGCGGGTGAAATCAAAGGAGGCGGGGAGTGAGCCGATTTCAAAGTGCGAGAAAGCGGTGGATTCAGTCGGTAGTGGTGAGAAGAAAGGTCGGACTCGGAGGAATCCTGAGGAGGAGGTGCCAAGGAATGGGGCGGGTGACTGCACGAGTGGTGATCAGGATGTGGACAATGCTCGCGACGAAACGACTCAGGAACGCGAGAGACTCGGTCGGGAAGCGGAGGCGGACCGACGCACGAATATATCCGCGCAGGGAGAGATTGAACAGCAGAACAGCGCGGATCGTAAGGGTGGCAATAATCAGACGAATACGGAACACAGGAAAAATAAGTCTGAGCCGGACTCGGAAAATATTGGCAAAGAGCGTCCTGTAAGCGGACAGACTGCGGCGAGAAATCAGAAAGAAAAGTTAGTCAAGGAACACACGAGGAGTTATTCTGATGGCGGGGCGGTGTTTGTGAGCCCGCGTCGTCAGCGCAGCGATTCCAACGGACAGCATAGCGATCAGGGCATTTATGATAATGAGCATGCCGAGGTTGTGTTATCGCGATCGCGGTCGCTGAAGTACGATCGTCAGGGAAGCCGCGCCGATTTTCCACCGCGGTTACTGGTGGTTTCGAGTAAGATAAAGAACATTATGTCCCTACAGAATGCCCTACTGCCTCAAGTGACGTTTTTGCAATATAAGTTCGAGACATCGACTTTTGATGGTTTGATAG GTTTAATAGGCCAATTCCTGCTCAATAAGAAGTTTCACAGTGTTGCCTTAGTTCTCCAtggcccggtgggcgtgatacagttgtgtgggaaagaggaaaag CCACTCAATAAAGATACCGTCCTTGACCACGCAGGTATTCGTGGCTTCTTCTCCAAACTCTTCAGTCTCCATGGCAATAAGGAGGCAGCGAACCTCCGCCTCGACTTCTTGGCATGTAACGCCGCTCAGGGACAAGATGGCGGACAGGGCATCGTCAAGGAGCTGGAGGCTCTGCTGGGG GTGTCGGTTGGTTTGTCTCGAGACATTGTCGGAGCAGAGCTGGTCAAAGACCCGTCCTCAAAAAG TACGGTTGGGGAGCTCTACTTCCGTCTTGAGTGTCTCCGTGGATGGAGCGGACATTACCAGCAGTCAATGGCCGGCTTTGAGAAGATCAGAACCGTTGGGAAAG GGGCATATGGTGCGGCCGTCCTCTACCGGAAACGTGACGACGACTCCCTGGTCATACTCAAAGAAATCAACATGCACGACTTGAATGCAGCAGAGAGACAACTTGCTCTTAACGAG GTGAAAGTTCTTGCCGTCTTAGACCATCCGAACATCATCAGTTATTACGATAGTTTTGAAGAAGACGGCGTCCTGATGATTGAAATGGAGTATGCAAATGGAGG gacgctagctcaatacctctctcatagggACGCTCCACTGGACGAGAAAGAAATACTAGAAATCTTCCAACAGATGGTGGCAGCCATTCGTCACATTCACGAACATAACATACTACACAG GGATATGAAAACGGCCAACATCTTCCTGACAAAAGAGGGCGTTGTTAAAGTTGGCGACTTTGGAATCTCAAAGATAATGTCAACTGCTGATAAAGGAGCGAATACAGTGCTGGGAACGCCTTATTATATATCAGCCCCGAAATGGTGA